A genomic segment from Spinacia oleracea cultivar Varoflay chromosome 3, BTI_SOV_V1, whole genome shotgun sequence encodes:
- the LOC110783013 gene encoding uncharacterized protein, whose product MKQLTNLFVTHNPLILVITESRITEEQLAMVEQQFPSSYNYAIFGGVVLIWANNVVQPVYGQMSDYDLGIHVQVQFKTINLPEAMAIPGTAPPPPPQIDEHDHGMEVMEEMEEYEESDWYSNAGLDDDPTIHDWNFGGIW is encoded by the exons ATGAAACAGTTGACCAACTTGTTTGTAACACACAACCCTCTAATCTTGGTCATAACGGAGTCTCGTATTACCGAAGAGCAGTTAGCCATGGTTGAACAACAATTTCCAAGTTCATATAACTATGCAATATTTGGTGGTGTAGTTCTCATATGGGCTAACAATGTCGTTCAACCGGTGTACGGCCAAATGTCTGATTATGATCTTGGAATACATGTTCAAGTCCAATTTAAG ACAATAAATCTACCAGAGGCCATGGCCATACCAGGTACCGCCCCACCGCCACCTCCGCAAATTGATGAGCACGATCATGGCATGGAAGTGATGGAAGAGATGGAGGAGTATGAAGAATCAGACTGGTACTCAAATGCGGGACTCGATGATGATCCCACAATCCACGACTGGAATTTTGGTGGTATTTGGTGA
- the LOC130470068 gene encoding uncharacterized protein codes for MHTRRTGSQNLIPIDLEIEATARKQGTKRRHNKKKEAMGGEAPAKSLWEYGMPDTTTGILSSIVRPTVTASHFELKPEFIQFISNDSFSGSPNDCPVSHIDSFLEKCDTMKINNVNDDAIRLRLFPFSLRDKAKEWLRDEGAGSFDTWDKLVKAFLVKFLGQEKTARLRNELTTFRQADDESLYESWRRFKRLQRQCLHHGIQEWFLIQTFYNGLTHEYRIYIDAASGGSITEKNPTEAKALIEKMAANDNYHPSSRNSVRKGGKYDLDALTILTSTVQALSHKIDQFGAGSSSLVASCHICGVQGHTPIHCQLNTSRNTHHSGGNNNFHPFNTNFTQQSSFQQGSPTSPPQPQTSKLNFDSILETLATSQVQQKELMTKQFELQAKQNEHFEKSIQQLIAQNKVIETQLVQLSQQVSHLSKPRDPPKIQNEQCSAIFLKDDGASVERFVEKDGEVLGMIKEKGVREKVPIYVAPPPYEEPVPFPQSLTKGLLDKHFGRYSETLKKVYETIPFSDLLIQMPKFAKFLKEILANDRNCDKSENVIVNELCSTLMHENLPPKLKDPGVFTIPCMINETYFDRALCDLGASVNLIPYSLYEKLGLKELKHSPISLQMADKTARFPKGIVEDVLVKVGEFSFLVDFFVIDMKEDFDIPLIFGRPFLATSQALIDVPKGQMIIKAQDNQVVFKIFDDPNFTFDGDTCMRIDATNPLVDKCVQNKNYFSKEDIPISSNGSDYQKKGVGADLVDSSLKELLGGRYNFRFHRGNFSSLDDPG; via the coding sequence ATGCACACTCGACGTACAGGTTCACAGAATTTGATTCCTATTGATCTTGAAATCGAGGCTACTGCACGTAAGCAAGGGACTAAGCGGAGACACAATAAGAAGAAGGAAGCAATGGGTGGTGAAGCACCTGCCAAATCCCTTTGGGAATATGGTATGCCGGACACAACCACCGGTATACTTTCTAGTATCGTCAGACCAACCGTCACTGCATCACATTTTGAACTGAAGCCCGAATTCATCCAATTCATATCAAATGATTCATTTTCAGGTTCACCTAATGATTGCCCTGTAAGTCATATTGATAGCTTTTTGGAGAAGTGCGATACAATGAAAATCAACAATGTAAATGACGATGCTATTAGACTTCGCCTTTTCCCTTTCTCTCTTCGGGATAAGGCAAAGGAGTGGTTGAGAGATGAAGGTGCAGGCTCATTCGATACATGGGATAAGCTAGTCAAGGCATTCTTAGTGAAGTTTTTGGGCCAAGAGAAAACTGCTAGGTTAAGAAATGAGCTAACCACCTTTCGTCAAGCTGATGATGAGTCGTTGTATGAATCTTGGAGAAGATTTAAACGTTTACAAAGGCAGTGTCTTCATCATGGGATCCAGGAGTGGTTTTTGATCCAGACTTTCTACAATGGGCTGACACATGAATACCGAATCTACATTGATGCTGCATCAGGGGGTTCTATCACAGAAAAGAATCCAACTGAAGCTAAGGCATTGATTGAGAAGATGGCAGCCAATGATAACTACCATCCCAGTAGTCGGAACAGTGTTAGAAAGGGAGGTAAGTATGATTTAGATGCTCTAACTATATTGACTAGTACTGTGCAGGCTTTATCACATAAGATCGATCAATTTGGAGCTGGATCTTCATCATTGGTTGCCTCGTGTCATATTTGTGGGGTGCAAGGACATACCCCAATTCACTGTCAGTTAAACACTTCAAGAAACACTCACCACTCTGGTGGAAATAATAACTTTCACCCATTCAACACCAATTTCACCCAACAATCTAGTTTTCAACAAGGGTCACCCACTAGTCCACCGCAACCTCAAACTTCTAAACTTAACTTTGATTCTATTTTGGAGACTCTTGCTACTTCTCAAGTTCAACAAAAAGAATTAATGACCAAGCAGTTTGAGTTACAAGCCAAGCAGAATGAGCACTTTGAAAAATCCATCCAACAACTCATTGCTCAAAATAAGGTGATAGAAACCCAACTTGTTCAACTTTCACAACAAGTGAGTCATTTATCAAAACCTCGAGATccaccaaaaatccaaaatgaGCAATGTAGTGCGATCTTTCTTAAAGATGATGGAGCGAGTGTGGAAAGATTTGTTGAGAAAGATGGAGAAGTGCTTGGAATGATCAAGGAGAAGGGTGTGAGAGAAAAGGTTCCCATTTATGTTGCTCCACCCCCGTACGAGGAACCTGTGCCCTTTCCTCAAAGTTTGACTAAGGGTTTGCTAGATAAGCATTTTGGGAGATATTCTGAGACCCTTAAGAAGGTATATGAAACTATCCCTTTTTCTGACCTTTTGATTCAAATGCCTAAATTTgctaagtttttgaaagaaatatTAGCCAATGATAGGAATTGTGATAAATCAGAAAATGTGATTGTTAATGAGTTGTGTTCCACCTTGATGCATGAGAACCTACCACCTAAACTGAAAGACCCTGGAGTTTTTACTATCCCCTGCATGATCAATGAAACATATTTCGATAGggccttatgtgatttaggtgctagtgtcAATTTAATACCTTATTCGCTATATGAGAAATTAGGTTTGAAAGAGCTTAAACATTCTCCTATATCTCTTCAAATGGCTGATAAGACTGCTAGATTCCCTAAGGGAATAGTTGAAGATGTGTTAGTCAAAGTTGGTGaattttcttttcttgttgACTTTTTTGTAATTGACAtgaaagaagactttgatattCCTTTGATCTTTGGTCGTCCATTTTTAGCTACAAGTCAAGCTTTAATAGATGTCCCAAAGGGACAAATGATAATTAAAGCTCAAGATAACCAAGTCGTATTTAAGATATTTGATGATCCGAATTTCACTTTTGATGGGGATACTTGTATGAGAATTGATGCTACTAATCCCTTGGTTGATAAGTGTGTACAGAACAAAAATTACTTTAGCAAAGAAGACATACCCATATCATCCAATGGGTCCGACTACCAGAAAAAAGGTGTTGGTGCTGATCTTGTTGACTCTAGTCTAAAAGAGTTATTGGGAGGCAGGTATAATTTCAGGTTTCATCGTGGAAATTTCTCTTCCCTAGACGATCCTGGTTGA